The following proteins are co-located in the Neodiprion virginianus isolate iyNeoVirg1 chromosome 6, iyNeoVirg1.1, whole genome shotgun sequence genome:
- the LOC124307740 gene encoding uncharacterized protein LOC124307740, which translates to MSEAEAKPASPAPTPGNNPAASIVLQTPVLQVACRMLRSPSHESVTTDISLFSVSSSASEARGNRLAPFKSYSDAHLASRGPSPNPDNRQIQANRQADIPEILWFEEETELIRSCGALSSALGLQKSFSTSDVFQLPSPDAGCSRKLRSAVSALALDTAHRDGLLLEQARLDHASRSCSTWVAVGDVGTTSQLPSPHGGTVQPAPPAPNHHTNSMPFTAADLVRSVNKKVRQNYIRRRLLTTYRAMERLSQSEFNLDRLEAAASAAQSSPGATLSVPGTSLTSGSVLATSRKGKNLPLTVSDVERERGKQLSKYERNMMIFNWLHTLDDTAIDSLE; encoded by the exons ATGTCCGAGGCGGAAGCCAAGCCAGCGTCGCCTGCGCCAACTCCGGGCAACAACCCGGCAGCCAGCATCGTCCTGCAGACGCCGGTCCTCCAGGTAGCCTGCAGGATGCTGCGATCCCCGAGCCACGAGAGCGTAACGACGGATATTTCGCTATTCAGCGTCTCTTCGTCGGCCAGCGAGGCCCGTGGCAATCGGCTCGCACCTTTCAAATCGTACAGCGACGCTCACCTGGCCAGCAGAGGCCCGTCGCCCAATCCCGATAATCGCCAGATCCAAGCCAACAG GCAGGCCGACATACCGGAAATCCTCTGGTTCGAGGAAGAAACGGAGCTGATCCGAAGCTGCGGAGCACTCTCCTCGGCACTTGGGTTACAGAAGAGCTTCAGCACCAGTGACGTCTTCCAGTTGCCGAGTCCGGACGCGGGATGCTCGCGAAAGCTTCGTTCCGCCGTCTCCGCCCTCGCCTTGGACACCGCTCACAGGGACGGGCTTCTCCTCGAGCAGGCGAGGCTCGACCACGCTTCGAGGTCCTGCAGTACTTGGGTCGCCGTCGGCGACGTTGGGACCACGTCTCAGCTGCCAAGTCCTCACGGTGGGACCGTCCAGCCGGCGCCACCCGCCCCGAATCACCATACGAACTCCATGCCGTTCACGGCTGCCGACCTCGTCAGGTCCGTCAACAAGAAGGTCCGCCAGAATTACATTCGTCGAAG GTTGCTGACGACGTACAGAGCGATGGAACGCCTTTCGCAGAGTGAGTTCAATCTGGACAGATTGGAGGCGGCGGCATCGGCGGCGCAGTCGAGTCCAGGAGCGACGCTGTCGGTTCCGGGTACTTCGCTGACTTCCGGTTCGGTGCTCGCAACCTCTCGGAAGGGGAAAAACCTCCCGTTGACCGTAAGCGACGTGGAGAGGGAACGCGGCAAACAGTTGTCCAAGTACGAGAGGAACATGATGATATTCAACTGGCTCCACACCCTCGACGACACGGCTATAGACAGTTTGGAgtaa